The following proteins come from a genomic window of Spea bombifrons isolate aSpeBom1 chromosome 10, aSpeBom1.2.pri, whole genome shotgun sequence:
- the PACS1 gene encoding phosphofurin acidic cluster sorting protein 1 isoform X4 has translation MSERSVVAGPLGATATPPTGGPTPCGDALIPGPTPAAGGPVRMNLYATWETDRGSAACVPRLFSLTLRKLIMFKDLDKDLSSVVIAVKLQGSKRILRSNEISLPASGVSETELQLTFSLQYPHFLKRDANRLQIMLQRRKRYKNRTILGYKSLAVGVINMAEVLQFPSESGLVLSLHSHVKDVSFPVAEINIHSLSSQPIDHEGPKAKLSDRSPDIENYSEDEDESFSSEQEGSDDPIHGQDFYYDDDDVRKVKKSRRKIPASSVITRQPNIKQKFVALLKRFKVSEEVGFGLDHVSRDEIREEDLDDLYDSLEMFNPSDSCPELEESESVLSTPKPKLRPFFEGVSQSSSQTEIGSLNSKGSQGRDISSPGDVTAEVKSSRREDSMDTEIQDVSLDISQDLDTLSEPLLEKSKSLKSPRRSIPTKEKHSSKGLGERAHSTDNEKTPDVGQSGQVPRKLLLEQLNQNLSDPSLPETIIIVQTSDWQGQFVSSLFQLQHKPCVCITCSSDVQCALTAILTHIQRHCHTAPGPPRPLKVVCVGGHSFLSFLLSAYVTNLAGRASDWLGYLRFLLVPLGSHPVCKYLSSLDQRYASLFFDISWRDLFSKTEAPATEPSFDIIGRIMQYVGGANTSLQLPIAEAMLTCKHKLQEDDSYQKFIPFIGVVKVGLVEASPPNTDFFADAEDSTSLCLGLPSTSPPSSSGLPRDGSATPPSSPSLGAGLQGNTGTAPDALGLQVDYWLSCDRRREREGGGKNTLRSVFRSVVVSRLPGPDTPPGSMSLSVVTTEQRNKKVPTLFLKKPKEKETDAKSQIIEGITRLICSARQQQTMLRVTVDGRLFGDVKFFQVASQWPTHVKYFSVGIFSLPGKP, from the exons GCTTTTTTCTCTCACTCTGAGAAAACTCATTATGTTCAAAGATCTGGATAAAGATTTATCATCCGTTGTGATTGCAGTCAAGCTTCAG GGATCTAAGAGAATTCTACGGTCTAATGAGATCTCTCTTCCGGCAAGTGGCGTTTCAGAGACTGAACTGCAGCTGACATTTTCTCTGCAG TACCCCCACTTCTTGAAACGTGATGCTAACCGCCTGCAGATCATGTTACAAAGACGAAAAAGATACAAGAACCGAACTATATTGGGATATAAGAGCCTGGCGGTGGGAGTTATAAATATGGCAGAG GTCCTGCAGTTTCCCAGTGAAAGTGGTCTTGTCTTATCTCTGCACAGCCATGTCAAGGATGTCTCTTTCCCAGTAGCTGAAATAAATATCCACTCGCTGTCCAGTCAGCCAATTGACCACGAGGGACCTAAAGCCAAACTGTCTG ATCGTTCCCCTGATATAGAAAATTATTCAGAAGACGAAGATGAAAGTTTCTCCTCTGAGCAGGAAGGAAGTGATGATCCTATACATGGACAG GACTTTTACTATGATGACGACGATGTTCGGAAGGTGAAGAAATCACGAAGGAAAATACCAGCATCATCAGTGATAACACGA CAACCAAATATTAAACAGAAGTTCGTGGCCCTCTTGAAAAGATTCAAAGTCTCAGAAGAG GTTGGATTTGGTCTGGATCATGTGTCTCGGGATGAGATTCGTGAGGAAGATCTTGATGATTTATATGATAGCCTTGAGATGTTCAATCCCAGCGACAGCTGTCCTGAGTTAGAGGAGAGTGAGAGTGTCTTGAGCACCCCCAAACCTAAGCTCAG ACCATTCTTTGAGGGTGTTTCACAGTCCAGTTCTCAGACAGAAATTGGAAGTTTGAACAGCAAAGGAAGCCAAGGAAGAGATATAAGCAGCCCG GGGGATGTAACAGCTGAGGTGAAATCTTCCCGTCGAGAGGATTCAATGGACACTGAGATTCAG GATGTCTCTCTAGATATCTCACAGGATCTTGACACACTCTCCGAGCCTCTCCTTGAGAAATCCAAATCCTTGAAGAGTCCAAG GCGCAGTATACCAACGAAGGAGAAACATTCCAGCAAAGGACTTGGAGAAAGAGCACATAGTACAGACAATGAAAAAACACCCGACGTAGGACAGAGTGGGCAg GTTCCTCGTAAGCTGCTACTTGAACAGTTAAATCAGAACCTTTCGGATCCATCTCTGCCAGAAACAATCATCATTGTGCAGACGTCCGATTGGCAAGGACAG TTTGTCTCAAGTCTTTTTCAACTGCAGCATAAACCTTGTGTGTGCATAACCTGCTCATCCGATGTACAGTGTGCGCTTACTGCAATACTTACCCATATACAGAgaca TTGTCATACAGCACCTGGACCTCCAAGACCATTGAAAGTTGTATGTGTTGGGGGTCATAGTTTCCTTAGTTTCCTGCTCAGTGCCTATGTTACAAACTTGGCTGGAAGAGCCTCTGATTGGCTTGGCTACTTAAGATTCTTATTGGTTCCACTGG GGTCTCATCCTGTATGTAAATACCTATCTTCACTGGATCAACGCTATGCTTCTCTTTTCTTTGATATTTCATGGCGGGATTTGTTCAGCAAAACCGAGGCTCCTGCAACAG aGCCCTCCTTTGATATTATTGGCCGAATAATGCAATATGTGGGTGGAGCCAATACATCCCTCCAGCTACCAATTGCAGAAGCCATGCTGACCTGCAAACATAAACT tcAGGAGGATGATTCATATCAAAAATTCATCCCTTTCATTGGC GTGGTAAAAGTGGGACTAGTGGAGGCGTCTCCTCCAAACACTG ACTTTTTCGCAGATGCAGAGGATTCAACCTCTTTGTGTCTTGGTCTTCCTTCTActtctcctccttcttcttctgggCTTCCTAGAGATGGGTCGGCAacacctccctcatctccttCACTGGGAGCTGGTCTGCAAGGAAATACTGG CACTGCTCCAGATGCTCTTGGACTGCAGGTTGACTATTGGCTGAGTTGTGACCGTcgtagagagagagaagggggtggGAAAAATACGCTGCGCAGTGTCTTCCGCTCTGTGGTTGTATCACGCCTTCCAGGACCAGACACTCCACCAGGAAGTATGAGCTTAAGCGTAGTAACTACAGAGCAACGAAACAAGAAAG TGCCAACACTTTTCCTTAAAAAGCCaaaggaaaaagaaacagaTGCCAAAAGCCAAATCATTGAAGGAATAACAAGATTAATCTGTTCAGCTAGACAGCAGCAAACCATGTTGAGAG TTACAGTTGATGGACGTCTTTTCGGGGATGTGAAGTTTTTCCAGGTTGCCTCCCAATGGCCTACTCACgtcaaatatttttctgttgGCATTTTCAGCTTACCAGGGAAACCTTGA
- the PACS1 gene encoding phosphofurin acidic cluster sorting protein 1 isoform X1, which yields MSERSVVAGPLGATATPPTGGPTPCGDALIPGPTPAAGGPVRMNLYATWETDRGSAACVPRLFSLTLRKLIMFKDLDKDLSSVVIAVKLQGSKRILRSNEISLPASGVSETELQLTFSLQYPHFLKRDANRLQIMLQRRKRYKNRTILGYKSLAVGVINMAEVLQFPSESGLVLSLHSHVKDVSFPVAEINIHSLSSQPIDHEGPKAKLSDRSPDIENYSEDEDESFSSEQEGSDDPIHGQDFYYDDDDVRKVKKSRRKIPASSVITRQPNIKQKFVALLKRFKVSEEVGFGLDHVSRDEIREEDLDDLYDSLEMFNPSDSCPELEESESVLSTPKPKLRPFFEGVSQSSSQTEIGSLNSKGSQGRDISSPGDVTAEVKSSRREDSMDTEIQDVSLDISQDLDTLSEPLLEKSKSLKSPSVTPQSRRSIPTKEKHSSKGLGERAHSTDNEKTPDVGQSGQVPRKLLLEQLNQNLSDPSLPETIIIVQTSDWQGQFVSSLFQLQHKPCVCITCSSDVQCALTAILTHIQRHCHTAPGPPRPLKVVCVGGHSFLSFLLSAYVTNLAGRASDWLGYLRFLLVPLGSHPVCKYLSSLDQRYASLFFDISWRDLFSKTEAPATEPSFDIIGRIMQYVGGANTSLQLPIAEAMLTCKHKLQEDDSYQKFIPFIGVVKVGLVEASPPNTDFFADAEDSTSLCLGLPSTSPPSSSGLPRDGSATPPSSPSLGAGLQGNTGTAPDALGLQVDYWLSCDRRREREGGGKNTLRSVFRSVVVSRLPGPDTPPGSMSLSVVTTEQRNKKVPTLFLKKPKEKETDAKSQIIEGITRLICSARQQQTMLRVTVDGRLFGDVKFFQVASQWPTHVKYFSVGIFSLPGKP from the exons GCTTTTTTCTCTCACTCTGAGAAAACTCATTATGTTCAAAGATCTGGATAAAGATTTATCATCCGTTGTGATTGCAGTCAAGCTTCAG GGATCTAAGAGAATTCTACGGTCTAATGAGATCTCTCTTCCGGCAAGTGGCGTTTCAGAGACTGAACTGCAGCTGACATTTTCTCTGCAG TACCCCCACTTCTTGAAACGTGATGCTAACCGCCTGCAGATCATGTTACAAAGACGAAAAAGATACAAGAACCGAACTATATTGGGATATAAGAGCCTGGCGGTGGGAGTTATAAATATGGCAGAG GTCCTGCAGTTTCCCAGTGAAAGTGGTCTTGTCTTATCTCTGCACAGCCATGTCAAGGATGTCTCTTTCCCAGTAGCTGAAATAAATATCCACTCGCTGTCCAGTCAGCCAATTGACCACGAGGGACCTAAAGCCAAACTGTCTG ATCGTTCCCCTGATATAGAAAATTATTCAGAAGACGAAGATGAAAGTTTCTCCTCTGAGCAGGAAGGAAGTGATGATCCTATACATGGACAG GACTTTTACTATGATGACGACGATGTTCGGAAGGTGAAGAAATCACGAAGGAAAATACCAGCATCATCAGTGATAACACGA CAACCAAATATTAAACAGAAGTTCGTGGCCCTCTTGAAAAGATTCAAAGTCTCAGAAGAG GTTGGATTTGGTCTGGATCATGTGTCTCGGGATGAGATTCGTGAGGAAGATCTTGATGATTTATATGATAGCCTTGAGATGTTCAATCCCAGCGACAGCTGTCCTGAGTTAGAGGAGAGTGAGAGTGTCTTGAGCACCCCCAAACCTAAGCTCAG ACCATTCTTTGAGGGTGTTTCACAGTCCAGTTCTCAGACAGAAATTGGAAGTTTGAACAGCAAAGGAAGCCAAGGAAGAGATATAAGCAGCCCG GGGGATGTAACAGCTGAGGTGAAATCTTCCCGTCGAGAGGATTCAATGGACACTGAGATTCAG GATGTCTCTCTAGATATCTCACAGGATCTTGACACACTCTCCGAGCCTCTCCTTGAGAAATCCAAATCCTTGAAGAGTCCAAG TGTCACTCCTCAAAGCAGGCGCAGTATACCAACGAAGGAGAAACATTCCAGCAAAGGACTTGGAGAAAGAGCACATAGTACAGACAATGAAAAAACACCCGACGTAGGACAGAGTGGGCAg GTTCCTCGTAAGCTGCTACTTGAACAGTTAAATCAGAACCTTTCGGATCCATCTCTGCCAGAAACAATCATCATTGTGCAGACGTCCGATTGGCAAGGACAG TTTGTCTCAAGTCTTTTTCAACTGCAGCATAAACCTTGTGTGTGCATAACCTGCTCATCCGATGTACAGTGTGCGCTTACTGCAATACTTACCCATATACAGAgaca TTGTCATACAGCACCTGGACCTCCAAGACCATTGAAAGTTGTATGTGTTGGGGGTCATAGTTTCCTTAGTTTCCTGCTCAGTGCCTATGTTACAAACTTGGCTGGAAGAGCCTCTGATTGGCTTGGCTACTTAAGATTCTTATTGGTTCCACTGG GGTCTCATCCTGTATGTAAATACCTATCTTCACTGGATCAACGCTATGCTTCTCTTTTCTTTGATATTTCATGGCGGGATTTGTTCAGCAAAACCGAGGCTCCTGCAACAG aGCCCTCCTTTGATATTATTGGCCGAATAATGCAATATGTGGGTGGAGCCAATACATCCCTCCAGCTACCAATTGCAGAAGCCATGCTGACCTGCAAACATAAACT tcAGGAGGATGATTCATATCAAAAATTCATCCCTTTCATTGGC GTGGTAAAAGTGGGACTAGTGGAGGCGTCTCCTCCAAACACTG ACTTTTTCGCAGATGCAGAGGATTCAACCTCTTTGTGTCTTGGTCTTCCTTCTActtctcctccttcttcttctgggCTTCCTAGAGATGGGTCGGCAacacctccctcatctccttCACTGGGAGCTGGTCTGCAAGGAAATACTGG CACTGCTCCAGATGCTCTTGGACTGCAGGTTGACTATTGGCTGAGTTGTGACCGTcgtagagagagagaagggggtggGAAAAATACGCTGCGCAGTGTCTTCCGCTCTGTGGTTGTATCACGCCTTCCAGGACCAGACACTCCACCAGGAAGTATGAGCTTAAGCGTAGTAACTACAGAGCAACGAAACAAGAAAG TGCCAACACTTTTCCTTAAAAAGCCaaaggaaaaagaaacagaTGCCAAAAGCCAAATCATTGAAGGAATAACAAGATTAATCTGTTCAGCTAGACAGCAGCAAACCATGTTGAGAG TTACAGTTGATGGACGTCTTTTCGGGGATGTGAAGTTTTTCCAGGTTGCCTCCCAATGGCCTACTCACgtcaaatatttttctgttgGCATTTTCAGCTTACCAGGGAAACCTTGA
- the PACS1 gene encoding phosphofurin acidic cluster sorting protein 1 isoform X2 — MSERSVVAGPLGATATPPTGGPTPCGDALIPGPTPAAGGPVRMNLYATWETDRGSAACVPRLFSLTLRKLIMFKDLDKDLSSVVIAVKLQGSKRILRSNEISLPASGVSETELQLTFSLQYPHFLKRDANRLQIMLQRRKRYKNRTILGYKSLAVGVINMAEVLQFPSESGLVLSLHSHVKDVSFPVAEINIHSLSSQPIDHEGPKAKLSDRSPDIENYSEDEDESFSSEQEGSDDPIHGQDFYYDDDDVRKVKKSRRKIPASSVITRQPNIKQKFVALLKRFKVSEEVGFGLDHVSRDEIREEDLDDLYDSLEMFNPSDSCPELEESESVLSTPKPKLRPFFEGVSQSSSQTEIGSLNSKGSQGRDISSPGDVTAEVKSSRREDSMDTEIQDVSLDISQDLDTLSEPLLEKSKSLKSPSVTPQSRRSIPTKEKHSSKGLGERAHSTDNEKTPDVGQSGQVPRKLLLEQLNQNLSDPSLPETIIIVQTSDWQGQFVSSLFQLQHKPCVCITCSSDVQCALTAILTHIQRHCHTAPGPPRPLKVVCVGGHSFLSFLLSAYVTNLAGRASDWLGYLRFLLVPLGSHPVCKYLSSLDQRYASLFFDISWRDLFSKTEAPATEPSFDIIGRIMQYVGGANTSLQLPIAEAMLTCKHKLQEDDSYQKFIPFIGVVKVGLVEASPPNTDAEDSTSLCLGLPSTSPPSSSGLPRDGSATPPSSPSLGAGLQGNTGTAPDALGLQVDYWLSCDRRREREGGGKNTLRSVFRSVVVSRLPGPDTPPGSMSLSVVTTEQRNKKVPTLFLKKPKEKETDAKSQIIEGITRLICSARQQQTMLRVTVDGRLFGDVKFFQVASQWPTHVKYFSVGIFSLPGKP, encoded by the exons GCTTTTTTCTCTCACTCTGAGAAAACTCATTATGTTCAAAGATCTGGATAAAGATTTATCATCCGTTGTGATTGCAGTCAAGCTTCAG GGATCTAAGAGAATTCTACGGTCTAATGAGATCTCTCTTCCGGCAAGTGGCGTTTCAGAGACTGAACTGCAGCTGACATTTTCTCTGCAG TACCCCCACTTCTTGAAACGTGATGCTAACCGCCTGCAGATCATGTTACAAAGACGAAAAAGATACAAGAACCGAACTATATTGGGATATAAGAGCCTGGCGGTGGGAGTTATAAATATGGCAGAG GTCCTGCAGTTTCCCAGTGAAAGTGGTCTTGTCTTATCTCTGCACAGCCATGTCAAGGATGTCTCTTTCCCAGTAGCTGAAATAAATATCCACTCGCTGTCCAGTCAGCCAATTGACCACGAGGGACCTAAAGCCAAACTGTCTG ATCGTTCCCCTGATATAGAAAATTATTCAGAAGACGAAGATGAAAGTTTCTCCTCTGAGCAGGAAGGAAGTGATGATCCTATACATGGACAG GACTTTTACTATGATGACGACGATGTTCGGAAGGTGAAGAAATCACGAAGGAAAATACCAGCATCATCAGTGATAACACGA CAACCAAATATTAAACAGAAGTTCGTGGCCCTCTTGAAAAGATTCAAAGTCTCAGAAGAG GTTGGATTTGGTCTGGATCATGTGTCTCGGGATGAGATTCGTGAGGAAGATCTTGATGATTTATATGATAGCCTTGAGATGTTCAATCCCAGCGACAGCTGTCCTGAGTTAGAGGAGAGTGAGAGTGTCTTGAGCACCCCCAAACCTAAGCTCAG ACCATTCTTTGAGGGTGTTTCACAGTCCAGTTCTCAGACAGAAATTGGAAGTTTGAACAGCAAAGGAAGCCAAGGAAGAGATATAAGCAGCCCG GGGGATGTAACAGCTGAGGTGAAATCTTCCCGTCGAGAGGATTCAATGGACACTGAGATTCAG GATGTCTCTCTAGATATCTCACAGGATCTTGACACACTCTCCGAGCCTCTCCTTGAGAAATCCAAATCCTTGAAGAGTCCAAG TGTCACTCCTCAAAGCAGGCGCAGTATACCAACGAAGGAGAAACATTCCAGCAAAGGACTTGGAGAAAGAGCACATAGTACAGACAATGAAAAAACACCCGACGTAGGACAGAGTGGGCAg GTTCCTCGTAAGCTGCTACTTGAACAGTTAAATCAGAACCTTTCGGATCCATCTCTGCCAGAAACAATCATCATTGTGCAGACGTCCGATTGGCAAGGACAG TTTGTCTCAAGTCTTTTTCAACTGCAGCATAAACCTTGTGTGTGCATAACCTGCTCATCCGATGTACAGTGTGCGCTTACTGCAATACTTACCCATATACAGAgaca TTGTCATACAGCACCTGGACCTCCAAGACCATTGAAAGTTGTATGTGTTGGGGGTCATAGTTTCCTTAGTTTCCTGCTCAGTGCCTATGTTACAAACTTGGCTGGAAGAGCCTCTGATTGGCTTGGCTACTTAAGATTCTTATTGGTTCCACTGG GGTCTCATCCTGTATGTAAATACCTATCTTCACTGGATCAACGCTATGCTTCTCTTTTCTTTGATATTTCATGGCGGGATTTGTTCAGCAAAACCGAGGCTCCTGCAACAG aGCCCTCCTTTGATATTATTGGCCGAATAATGCAATATGTGGGTGGAGCCAATACATCCCTCCAGCTACCAATTGCAGAAGCCATGCTGACCTGCAAACATAAACT tcAGGAGGATGATTCATATCAAAAATTCATCCCTTTCATTGGC GTGGTAAAAGTGGGACTAGTGGAGGCGTCTCCTCCAAACACTG ATGCAGAGGATTCAACCTCTTTGTGTCTTGGTCTTCCTTCTActtctcctccttcttcttctgggCTTCCTAGAGATGGGTCGGCAacacctccctcatctccttCACTGGGAGCTGGTCTGCAAGGAAATACTGG CACTGCTCCAGATGCTCTTGGACTGCAGGTTGACTATTGGCTGAGTTGTGACCGTcgtagagagagagaagggggtggGAAAAATACGCTGCGCAGTGTCTTCCGCTCTGTGGTTGTATCACGCCTTCCAGGACCAGACACTCCACCAGGAAGTATGAGCTTAAGCGTAGTAACTACAGAGCAACGAAACAAGAAAG TGCCAACACTTTTCCTTAAAAAGCCaaaggaaaaagaaacagaTGCCAAAAGCCAAATCATTGAAGGAATAACAAGATTAATCTGTTCAGCTAGACAGCAGCAAACCATGTTGAGAG TTACAGTTGATGGACGTCTTTTCGGGGATGTGAAGTTTTTCCAGGTTGCCTCCCAATGGCCTACTCACgtcaaatatttttctgttgGCATTTTCAGCTTACCAGGGAAACCTTGA
- the PACS1 gene encoding phosphofurin acidic cluster sorting protein 1 isoform X3: MSERSVVAGPLGATATPPTGGPTPCGDALIPGPTPAAGGPVRMNLYATWETDRGSAACVPRLFSLTLRKLIMFKDLDKDLSSVVIAVKLQGSKRILRSNEISLPASGVSETELQLTFSLQYPHFLKRDANRLQIMLQRRKRYKNRTILGYKSLAVGVINMAEVLQFPSESGLVLSLHSHVKDVSFPVAEINIHSLSSQPIDHEGPKAKLSDRSPDIENYSEDEDESFSSEQEGSDDPIHGQDFYYDDDDVRKVKKSRRKIPASSVITRQPNIKQKFVALLKRFKVSEEVGFGLDHVSRDEIREEDLDDLYDSLEMFNPSDSCPELEESESVLSTPKPKLRPFFEGVSQSSSQTEIGSLNSKGSQGRDISSPGDVTAEVKSSRREDSMDTEIQDVSLDISQDLDTLSEPLLEKSKSLKSPSRRSIPTKEKHSSKGLGERAHSTDNEKTPDVGQSGQVPRKLLLEQLNQNLSDPSLPETIIIVQTSDWQGQFVSSLFQLQHKPCVCITCSSDVQCALTAILTHIQRHCHTAPGPPRPLKVVCVGGHSFLSFLLSAYVTNLAGRASDWLGYLRFLLVPLGSHPVCKYLSSLDQRYASLFFDISWRDLFSKTEAPATEPSFDIIGRIMQYVGGANTSLQLPIAEAMLTCKHKLQEDDSYQKFIPFIGVVKVGLVEASPPNTDFFADAEDSTSLCLGLPSTSPPSSSGLPRDGSATPPSSPSLGAGLQGNTGTAPDALGLQVDYWLSCDRRREREGGGKNTLRSVFRSVVVSRLPGPDTPPGSMSLSVVTTEQRNKKVPTLFLKKPKEKETDAKSQIIEGITRLICSARQQQTMLRVTVDGRLFGDVKFFQVASQWPTHVKYFSVGIFSLPGKP; this comes from the exons GCTTTTTTCTCTCACTCTGAGAAAACTCATTATGTTCAAAGATCTGGATAAAGATTTATCATCCGTTGTGATTGCAGTCAAGCTTCAG GGATCTAAGAGAATTCTACGGTCTAATGAGATCTCTCTTCCGGCAAGTGGCGTTTCAGAGACTGAACTGCAGCTGACATTTTCTCTGCAG TACCCCCACTTCTTGAAACGTGATGCTAACCGCCTGCAGATCATGTTACAAAGACGAAAAAGATACAAGAACCGAACTATATTGGGATATAAGAGCCTGGCGGTGGGAGTTATAAATATGGCAGAG GTCCTGCAGTTTCCCAGTGAAAGTGGTCTTGTCTTATCTCTGCACAGCCATGTCAAGGATGTCTCTTTCCCAGTAGCTGAAATAAATATCCACTCGCTGTCCAGTCAGCCAATTGACCACGAGGGACCTAAAGCCAAACTGTCTG ATCGTTCCCCTGATATAGAAAATTATTCAGAAGACGAAGATGAAAGTTTCTCCTCTGAGCAGGAAGGAAGTGATGATCCTATACATGGACAG GACTTTTACTATGATGACGACGATGTTCGGAAGGTGAAGAAATCACGAAGGAAAATACCAGCATCATCAGTGATAACACGA CAACCAAATATTAAACAGAAGTTCGTGGCCCTCTTGAAAAGATTCAAAGTCTCAGAAGAG GTTGGATTTGGTCTGGATCATGTGTCTCGGGATGAGATTCGTGAGGAAGATCTTGATGATTTATATGATAGCCTTGAGATGTTCAATCCCAGCGACAGCTGTCCTGAGTTAGAGGAGAGTGAGAGTGTCTTGAGCACCCCCAAACCTAAGCTCAG ACCATTCTTTGAGGGTGTTTCACAGTCCAGTTCTCAGACAGAAATTGGAAGTTTGAACAGCAAAGGAAGCCAAGGAAGAGATATAAGCAGCCCG GGGGATGTAACAGCTGAGGTGAAATCTTCCCGTCGAGAGGATTCAATGGACACTGAGATTCAG GATGTCTCTCTAGATATCTCACAGGATCTTGACACACTCTCCGAGCCTCTCCTTGAGAAATCCAAATCCTTGAAGAGTCCAAG CAGGCGCAGTATACCAACGAAGGAGAAACATTCCAGCAAAGGACTTGGAGAAAGAGCACATAGTACAGACAATGAAAAAACACCCGACGTAGGACAGAGTGGGCAg GTTCCTCGTAAGCTGCTACTTGAACAGTTAAATCAGAACCTTTCGGATCCATCTCTGCCAGAAACAATCATCATTGTGCAGACGTCCGATTGGCAAGGACAG TTTGTCTCAAGTCTTTTTCAACTGCAGCATAAACCTTGTGTGTGCATAACCTGCTCATCCGATGTACAGTGTGCGCTTACTGCAATACTTACCCATATACAGAgaca TTGTCATACAGCACCTGGACCTCCAAGACCATTGAAAGTTGTATGTGTTGGGGGTCATAGTTTCCTTAGTTTCCTGCTCAGTGCCTATGTTACAAACTTGGCTGGAAGAGCCTCTGATTGGCTTGGCTACTTAAGATTCTTATTGGTTCCACTGG GGTCTCATCCTGTATGTAAATACCTATCTTCACTGGATCAACGCTATGCTTCTCTTTTCTTTGATATTTCATGGCGGGATTTGTTCAGCAAAACCGAGGCTCCTGCAACAG aGCCCTCCTTTGATATTATTGGCCGAATAATGCAATATGTGGGTGGAGCCAATACATCCCTCCAGCTACCAATTGCAGAAGCCATGCTGACCTGCAAACATAAACT tcAGGAGGATGATTCATATCAAAAATTCATCCCTTTCATTGGC GTGGTAAAAGTGGGACTAGTGGAGGCGTCTCCTCCAAACACTG ACTTTTTCGCAGATGCAGAGGATTCAACCTCTTTGTGTCTTGGTCTTCCTTCTActtctcctccttcttcttctgggCTTCCTAGAGATGGGTCGGCAacacctccctcatctccttCACTGGGAGCTGGTCTGCAAGGAAATACTGG CACTGCTCCAGATGCTCTTGGACTGCAGGTTGACTATTGGCTGAGTTGTGACCGTcgtagagagagagaagggggtggGAAAAATACGCTGCGCAGTGTCTTCCGCTCTGTGGTTGTATCACGCCTTCCAGGACCAGACACTCCACCAGGAAGTATGAGCTTAAGCGTAGTAACTACAGAGCAACGAAACAAGAAAG TGCCAACACTTTTCCTTAAAAAGCCaaaggaaaaagaaacagaTGCCAAAAGCCAAATCATTGAAGGAATAACAAGATTAATCTGTTCAGCTAGACAGCAGCAAACCATGTTGAGAG TTACAGTTGATGGACGTCTTTTCGGGGATGTGAAGTTTTTCCAGGTTGCCTCCCAATGGCCTACTCACgtcaaatatttttctgttgGCATTTTCAGCTTACCAGGGAAACCTTGA